One genomic window of Inquilinus sp. KBS0705 includes the following:
- a CDS encoding VOC family protein codes for MLKDSKAFSGFSVDDTHKAKQFYGDLLGLEVTIDEKMYDLLTLHLPGGNKVLAYPKPNHQPATFTILNFPVPNIEETVKALKEKGIQFETYDMENFKTDEDNIFRGGGPLIAWFKDPAGNILSVIQQ; via the coding sequence ATGTTAAAAGATTCAAAAGCATTTAGCGGGTTTTCTGTTGACGATACCCATAAAGCAAAACAGTTTTACGGCGACCTGTTGGGTTTAGAAGTAACTATTGATGAAAAGATGTACGATCTGCTTACCCTGCATTTGCCCGGTGGTAATAAGGTGTTGGCCTATCCCAAGCCCAACCACCAGCCTGCAACATTTACCATATTGAACTTCCCGGTACCAAACATCGAAGAAACGGTAAAGGCCCTTAAAGAGAAAGGCATTCAGTTTGAAACTTACGATATGGAAAACTTTAAAACGGATGAAGACAATATCTTTCGTGGCGGCGGCCCCTTAATAGCTTGGTTTAAAGACCCCGCTGGCAACATCCTATCGGTTATACAACAATAG
- a CDS encoding rhodanese-like domain-containing protein: protein MKKQIIILTLSLFVLILTNKNVQAQTSATPITAGISVPWTDNQLIEPAELDARLKDDKATQPIIFNIGAVEDIKFAKHIGAVNNTENLGKLKAALAGLPKSTAIVIYCGCCPYTKCPNIRPAFFELQKEGFANIKVLNLPTNLHTNWTSKGYPMADK from the coding sequence ATGAAAAAACAAATTATAATATTAACTCTATCTTTATTCGTATTAATATTAACGAATAAAAATGTCCAGGCACAAACATCCGCCACTCCAATTACAGCCGGAATAAGTGTGCCGTGGACTGATAACCAGTTAATTGAGCCGGCAGAATTAGATGCCAGGCTTAAAGATGATAAAGCAACGCAACCCATTATATTTAATATTGGAGCGGTAGAGGATATTAAATTTGCGAAACATATTGGCGCAGTAAATAATACCGAAAATTTAGGCAAATTAAAAGCAGCGCTTGCCGGTTTGCCAAAAAGCACCGCTATAGTAATTTATTGTGGGTGCTGCCCTTATACCAAATGCCCCAATATACGCCCGGCATTTTTCGAATTGCAAAAAGAAGGGTTTGCTAATATTAAAGTGTTAAACCTGCCAACCAACTTGCATACTAACTGGACAAGCAAGGGATATCCAATGGCTGATAAATAA